Proteins from one Oscillatoria nigro-viridis PCC 7112 genomic window:
- a CDS encoding nSTAND1 domain-containing NTPase produces the protein MSEIKRSLAVVIGIDRYVNNIPPLQTAANDAQQLANLIEEKYQYQVLLLLDTDATLSNISDVLAGFTEKILVFPDGNKVQVAADDRILFYFAGHGIALDGLDNAEGPAGFLIPQDGERDDSDTWLSMQRLHDSLIQLPCRHSLIILDCCFAGTFRWAAVHREAVRSQKVYRERYARYTSGCAQQVITSAAHDEKAADSLYRFGQRSESSNHSPFAELLLKALEGEADLTKDGVITATELYAYLQSEFGKIAAKQTPGFAQLKHHDKGEYIFILPGFDVNQLPPAPKLNENTNPYKGLQSFEEADSDKFFGRQALTEKLVEFVTEHPLTVVLGASGSGKSSLVKAGLLPQLKKTQPNWRILSPIRPGESPFSALNSAIENEDLPELLISNEFVSDKDLPETTTRYRSLEAGQTLKSLLSKLSAWKNFNPHTKLLLVIDQFEELVTLSQDSQEQEFFLKWLEKSLETLPDWLRIVITLRSDFEPQFRDTALKPYWKKSRFVVPAMTREELRQAIVDPAAAKVMYFEPATLVEQLIDEVAQMPGALPLLSFTLSELYFNYIKNVREGKRNNRAITQEDYEELGGVTRSLTQRADSEYEELVKSDRAYAKTIRHIMLRMVAVGGGELARRRVLDEELIYPEPENQRVQTAIEQFCAARLLVKGRDTEGKGYVEPAHDVLMRGWQKLIVWEREHQENLILQRRLTPAAIEWKSKEKPRNFQEKIEPIVKFIDSSLLSCQNVFDQIHATLIKVWKRKPSLQKRRQEKQEEFLWDTNPYLNVLDEHLKYDANWFNEVEAEFLQRSLRRRRNNLRRQISLIATAFAVTLGFLFYQWNQNLQAQSRSLALSAEQLFSSERELDALIKALKARKIMKQAVWVSSNTQEEVVSALQSIIYRIRESNRLKGHKAAIYNISFSPDNQIIASASADNTIKLWKSDGTLLNTLSGHTNEVYSISFSPDSQIIASASADGKVKLWKPDGTLLKTLSGNKGPVLNVSFSPDGKTLASASADKTIKLWKPDGTLLKTIQDKGSVYSVSFTPNGQTIASGGADGTVKLWKLDGSLLKSFSGHKAPVMSVSFSPDGEVIASSSQDKTVKIWKPDGTLVKTLEHNTHIFKVSFSPDSQLLASSSADNIVKLWKRNGTLLNSLTGRSPSFSPDGQILAFAGIDNSIELWKLNNSLRKNLTGQTDIVLGVSFSPKGDTLASVSANSLTEVWKRDGSLLKTLSGHQAPVNSVNFSPDGQTIASASLDTKVKLWKQDGTLLNTFSGHQAPVTSVVFSPDGQTIASGSYDRTVNLWKPDGTLLNTLSKHSGSVKSLSFSPDSKTLASASLDQTVKLWKMDGTLLNSMKHEAQVYSVSFSPNGETLASASNDGTLKVWKTDGTLLKSWTGHRVAANSISFSPDGKILASTGDDKTVKFWKPDGTGIATLPGHNAAVRSLSFSPDGKTLASGSDDQTMILWNLEGLELDALLKHGCFWMRDYFNNPNVNFSKEDRDLCERINRGS, from the coding sequence ATGTCGGAGATTAAACGCAGTCTGGCAGTGGTGATTGGTATCGATCGCTATGTTAATAACATTCCCCCCTTGCAAACAGCAGCCAATGATGCTCAACAACTTGCCAATCTGATCGAGGAAAAGTATCAATATCAAGTTTTGTTACTGTTAGATACAGATGCTACTCTGTCTAATATCAGCGATGTCTTGGCAGGCTTTACCGAGAAAATACTTGTTTTTCCGGATGGCAATAAAGTGCAAGTTGCAGCGGACGATCGCATTTTGTTCTACTTTGCCGGACATGGCATCGCCTTAGACGGACTGGATAATGCAGAAGGCCCGGCTGGCTTTTTGATTCCTCAAGATGGTGAACGAGATGATAGCGACACTTGGTTGTCGATGCAGCGATTGCACGATAGCTTAATCCAACTGCCATGTCGCCATTCGTTAATTATCCTGGATTGCTGCTTTGCTGGGACTTTTCGCTGGGCGGCAGTTCATCGGGAGGCAGTGCGATCGCAAAAAGTATATCGCGAACGGTACGCTCGCTACACATCAGGCTGCGCCCAGCAAGTCATTACCTCAGCAGCGCATGATGAAAAAGCCGCCGACTCCCTGTATCGGTTTGGACAGCGAAGCGAAAGTTCCAATCACTCTCCCTTTGCAGAACTTTTACTCAAGGCGCTTGAGGGAGAAGCAGACCTTACCAAAGATGGCGTGATTACCGCAACCGAACTCTATGCCTATTTACAATCAGAATTCGGCAAAATAGCAGCTAAACAAACCCCTGGTTTTGCACAGTTAAAACACCATGATAAGGGCGAATATATTTTTATTCTTCCTGGTTTTGACGTTAATCAATTGCCGCCCGCTCCCAAACTAAATGAAAACACCAATCCCTACAAAGGATTACAATCATTTGAAGAAGCAGATAGCGACAAATTCTTTGGCAGACAGGCTTTAACTGAAAAATTAGTTGAATTCGTCACAGAACATCCCTTAACTGTGGTTCTAGGTGCATCAGGTTCAGGGAAATCTAGCTTAGTCAAAGCTGGATTACTTCCCCAATTGAAAAAAACTCAACCCAACTGGCGCATACTCTCTCCTATTCGTCCGGGTGAGTCTCCTTTCAGTGCTTTAAACTCTGCCATAGAAAACGAAGATTTACCAGAATTACTTATCTCTAACGAGTTTGTTTCTGACAAAGACTTACCAGAAACTACCACTAGATATCGCAGTTTGGAAGCAGGACAAACTTTGAAAAGCTTGTTATCCAAACTCAGTGCATGGAAAAACTTTAATCCTCACACAAAATTGCTGTTAGTCATCGATCAATTTGAAGAATTAGTGACTCTCAGCCAAGATAGCCAAGAACAAGAATTTTTTTTAAAGTGGTTAGAAAAATCTTTAGAAACTCTCCCTGATTGGTTGCGAATCGTCATAACTTTACGTTCAGATTTTGAACCTCAATTTAGAGATACAGCATTAAAGCCCTATTGGAAAAAATCACGATTTGTTGTTCCCGCCATGACACGGGAAGAATTACGCCAAGCGATTGTCGATCCTGCTGCTGCTAAGGTAATGTATTTTGAACCGGCCACGTTGGTAGAGCAATTAATTGATGAGGTCGCACAAATGCCCGGAGCACTACCTTTACTTTCTTTCACTCTGAGCGAACTTTATTTTAACTATATTAAAAACGTCAGAGAAGGGAAAAGAAATAATCGGGCAATTACTCAAGAAGACTATGAAGAGTTGGGCGGAGTTACACGCAGTCTCACCCAAAGAGCCGACTCGGAATATGAAGAATTAGTTAAAAGCGATCGTGCTTATGCAAAAACCATCCGCCACATCATGCTGCGAATGGTAGCTGTAGGCGGTGGTGAATTGGCTCGCCGCCGGGTATTAGATGAAGAATTAATTTATCCCGAACCGGAAAATCAACGAGTCCAAACAGCCATCGAGCAATTTTGTGCCGCACGTCTATTAGTAAAAGGGCGAGATACAGAAGGCAAAGGCTATGTTGAACCTGCCCACGATGTCTTGATGCGGGGATGGCAAAAGCTAATAGTTTGGGAACGAGAACATCAAGAAAATTTAATTTTGCAGCGCAGGCTCACTCCAGCAGCTATAGAGTGGAAAAGCAAAGAAAAACCACGGAATTTTCAAGAAAAAATAGAACCCATTGTTAAGTTTATAGACAGCAGCCTCCTCTCTTGTCAAAACGTTTTTGACCAGATTCATGCAACTTTAATTAAAGTCTGGAAGCGCAAACCAAGCCTCCAAAAACGCCGCCAAGAAAAACAAGAAGAATTTCTCTGGGATACCAACCCTTATCTGAACGTATTAGACGAACATCTCAAATACGATGCAAATTGGTTTAACGAAGTAGAGGCCGAGTTTTTACAGCGCAGCCTCCGGCGCCGGCGCAACAACCTCCGCCGCCAAATTAGCCTGATTGCTACAGCCTTTGCTGTGACATTAGGATTTCTATTTTATCAATGGAATCAAAATCTACAAGCCCAAAGCAGAAGCTTAGCGCTATCGGCTGAACAACTTTTTAGCTCTGAGCGAGAATTAGATGCTTTGATAAAAGCTTTAAAAGCCAGAAAAATAATGAAACAGGCAGTTTGGGTTTCTTCAAACACGCAGGAGGAGGTTGTGTCAGCCCTGCAATCTATTATTTATCGCATCAGAGAATCCAATCGCTTGAAAGGTCACAAAGCTGCTATTTATAACATCAGTTTTAGTCCTGACAATCAAATTATTGCCTCTGCTAGTGCAGACAATACGATTAAACTTTGGAAATCAGATGGCACTTTACTCAATACCCTTTCGGGACATACTAACGAAGTTTATAGCATTAGTTTTAGCCCAGACAGTCAAATTATTGCCTCTGCTAGTGCCGATGGAAAGGTTAAACTTTGGAAACCGGATGGCACGTTACTCAAAACCCTTTCTGGCAATAAAGGGCCGGTCTTGAATGTTAGTTTTAGTCCCGACGGCAAGACTCTTGCCTCTGCTAGTGCGGACAAGACAATTAAGCTTTGGAAACCCGATGGCACATTGCTCAAAACCATTCAGGATAAAGGGTCGGTGTATAGCGTCAGTTTTACCCCAAACGGACAGACTATTGCTTCTGGTGGTGCGGATGGAACGGTCAAGCTTTGGAAACTCGATGGCAGTTTACTGAAAAGTTTTTCGGGTCATAAAGCGCCGGTTATGAGTGTTAGTTTTAGCCCGGATGGTGAGGTTATCGCTTCATCCAGTCAAGACAAGACGGTAAAAATTTGGAAACCCGATGGTACTTTAGTTAAAACTCTTGAGCATAATACTCATATTTTCAAGGTTAGTTTTAGCCCAGACAGTCAGTTGCTCGCCTCATCAAGTGCTGACAATATTGTTAAACTTTGGAAACGCAATGGTACTTTGCTGAATAGTTTAACTGGACGGAGCCCTTCTTTTAGCCCCGACGGTCAAATTCTTGCCTTTGCAGGCATTGATAATAGCATTGAACTGTGGAAGTTGAATAATAGCTTACGTAAAAATTTAACGGGGCAAACGGATATTGTTTTGGGGGTTAGTTTTAGCCCCAAAGGTGACACATTGGCTTCGGTAAGTGCTAATAGCTTGACTGAAGTTTGGAAACGAGATGGTTCTTTACTTAAAACGCTTTCTGGGCATCAAGCGCCGGTTAATAGCGTCAATTTTAGCCCCGACGGTCAAACGATCGCCTCTGCAAGTTTAGATACGAAAGTGAAACTTTGGAAACAAGATGGCACGTTGCTGAATACTTTTTCTGGTCATCAAGCTCCAGTTACCAGCGTTGTTTTTAGCCCCGACGGTCAAACAATTGCCTCTGGAAGTTACGATCGCACCGTGAATCTTTGGAAGCCAGATGGTACCTTGCTCAATACTCTTTCTAAACATAGCGGTTCAGTTAAAAGTCTTAGTTTTAGTCCTGACAGTAAAACTCTTGCTTCAGCAAGCCTCGATCAGACCGTCAAACTGTGGAAAATGGATGGAACTTTGCTAAATAGTATGAAGCATGAGGCTCAGGTTTATAGCGTTAGTTTCAGTCCAAATGGTGAGACTCTTGCCTCGGCTAGCAATGATGGCACGCTTAAAGTTTGGAAAACAGATGGCACTTTGCTCAAAAGCTGGACGGGGCATAGGGTGGCAGCTAATAGTATCAGTTTTAGCCCGGATGGCAAAATATTAGCTTCGACGGGTGACGATAAGACGGTGAAATTCTGGAAACCGGATGGCACTGGGATCGCTACTCTGCCGGGGCATAATGCGGCGGTTCGCAGTCTTAGTTTCAGCCCTGATGGTAAGACTTTGGCATCGGGTAGCGATGATCAGACGATGATTTTGTGGAATTTGGAGGGATTAGAACTCGATGCTTTATTAAAGCATGGTTGCTTTTGGATGCGCGATTATTTCAATAATCCTAATGTCAATTTTAGTAAAGAAGACCGCGATTTGTGCGAGCGCATAAATCGAGGATCTTAG
- a CDS encoding caspase family protein, with the protein MAKNIYALLVGIDNYSPASNPLVPPLKGCVNDIKAIEAYLGERITQDSEWKLIEPTDQPWILLNQDATRQAIISAFQQHLCNADSEDVVLFYYSGHGAQEKSPEEFWELEADRLDETLVCYDSRAENGRDLADKELAYLISKIALKEPRIVVILDCCHSGSGTRDLPPETTVRRALVDSRERPLSTFIFAEDAPAIHEILSTAKQSERKTTGVILPKGKHILFSACRDYELAKEYKTEDGESRGAFSYFLLQTLQRTNGSITYRDLARNMNALVTGKVKEQSPQVEATDRNDLDQPFLGGAIKERPHYFTLTHSQNLRNWVIDGGSIHGIPKPSNGGDTRLAFFPYGSSTAKLRQLSEALGEARVTQVLPQRSQVEIINGQDSLSESESYWAVVTSLPLPALKIYIKGDESELQGIKHVEQALSKAAIGNKPSLYVQQVNEPKDADYHLLVSHGQYWILQPDNNRPLVAPIPEEPNQSGYTEEIALQVIYRLEHIARWNNILQLSTPATSRIKTDEVEMEIILLCGQQESSPGDRDGNISSSEMRVDYAYDNGEWQAPNIQIRLTNKSDKKLYCNVIVLSESFSVDTPFFDRDSSILLLPKNSENSSSITSFEDITFQVPDEYFEQGITEYKDILKLIVCTTEFDASLLKQDGLAPPKLTRSLGETEGTLNSLMAQVNTREAVRAKGNYDDWMTKEVTITIVRPQDAQPINANGSTALQQGAVEVQAHPTLKAKVNLTTVPQASRDLGNLILPAILRQQNRVSESFQFTTSRGTDPGLSALELSDVKDYEAVTPTTPLNLLVNQELAENEHILPFAYDGEFFLPLGRGARTEDGKIEITLERLPKPTVSSRSLHGSIRIFFEKVAHQKLGRPYEYPILAVAEVSEKGDVSYEKNPEQVKARVAKAQRILLYIHGIIGDTQSMVPSVRQTVVEVDGQQRQIAELYDLVLTFDYENIQTTIEENSRLLGQRLQAVGLGANHGKQLDIVAHSMGGLVSRWFIEREGGNQVVQHLVMLGTPNGGSPWPTIQDWVFTALGIGLNQLSKIIWPTKIVAQLLEFLEANDYSLEQMRPDSPFLKKLAENPDPGVPYTIIAGDRSIVSKALEFQPDKESNPLQRLLSNLFGQTKDRVVELAFFSQPNDIAVALTSIKNVSANRSPAPKILLPDTACDHLSYFTHQAGLDALAAALFPSPNGNSQLLVKPLVVARVEDEPESMNSQLAVKDTVNPLPVAEQLAKTPVESFSPASNSLTSSHPVGSDTLNVQTQNNSRITGLVIGLFGFLIAAAIGLIGLWPRSPVQQPANQKSTSQSNEQALYQFKKTSN; encoded by the coding sequence ATGGCAAAAAACATTTACGCGCTGTTAGTTGGTATTGACAACTATTCTCCCGCATCTAATCCTCTCGTCCCTCCGTTAAAAGGTTGTGTTAACGATATTAAAGCTATAGAAGCTTATCTGGGAGAGCGAATTACTCAAGATAGCGAATGGAAACTTATAGAGCCTACAGACCAACCTTGGATACTGCTCAATCAAGATGCCACTCGTCAGGCAATTATCAGCGCTTTCCAGCAGCATTTGTGCAACGCTGACAGCGAAGATGTGGTCTTATTTTACTATTCCGGTCATGGCGCTCAAGAGAAATCACCAGAGGAATTTTGGGAATTAGAGGCAGACCGCTTAGATGAAACTTTAGTGTGCTATGACAGCCGTGCAGAAAATGGTCGGGACTTAGCTGATAAAGAACTAGCCTACCTCATATCCAAAATAGCCCTAAAAGAACCCCGCATTGTTGTCATTCTTGACTGCTGCCACTCCGGTTCTGGAACCAGAGACTTACCCCCCGAAACAACAGTGAGGCGCGCCTTAGTAGACTCGCGGGAGCGACCGTTAAGCACCTTTATTTTTGCCGAAGACGCACCAGCAATTCATGAAATACTAAGCACTGCTAAACAATCAGAAAGAAAGACAACAGGTGTGATTTTGCCCAAGGGGAAGCACATTTTGTTCTCTGCCTGTAGAGACTACGAACTGGCGAAAGAATACAAAACTGAGGATGGAGAAAGTAGAGGAGCTTTCTCTTACTTTTTGCTGCAAACACTACAGCGAACCAATGGCAGCATAACCTATCGAGATTTAGCGAGAAATATGAATGCTCTCGTGACTGGCAAAGTCAAAGAACAGTCGCCTCAAGTAGAAGCAACAGACAGGAACGATTTAGACCAACCTTTCTTGGGCGGTGCTATTAAAGAACGGCCTCACTACTTCACCTTAACTCACAGTCAAAACCTTCGGAATTGGGTAATTGATGGAGGGTCTATTCACGGAATTCCTAAACCCTCTAATGGGGGAGATACGCGACTAGCATTTTTTCCCTATGGCAGCAGTACCGCAAAATTGCGCCAACTTTCAGAAGCTTTAGGCGAAGCACGAGTAACTCAGGTATTGCCACAACGCAGCCAAGTAGAAATTATTAACGGTCAAGACAGCTTATCAGAAAGTGAGAGCTATTGGGCAGTGGTGACAAGTTTGCCGTTGCCAGCGTTGAAAATTTACATTAAGGGCGATGAAAGTGAACTCCAAGGCATCAAACACGTCGAACAAGCACTGTCAAAAGCAGCAATTGGCAACAAACCTTCTTTGTATGTGCAGCAAGTAAATGAACCTAAAGATGCAGATTACCATCTGTTAGTCAGTCACGGTCAGTATTGGATTTTACAGCCTGATAATAACCGGCCTTTAGTTGCTCCGATTCCCGAAGAACCAAATCAGTCGGGATACACAGAGGAAATTGCTTTACAGGTGATTTATCGTTTAGAACATATTGCCCGTTGGAATAACATTTTACAACTCTCCACTCCTGCAACCAGCCGCATTAAAACCGACGAGGTGGAAATGGAAATAATTCTGCTTTGCGGCCAGCAAGAATCTTCGCCAGGGGATAGAGACGGAAATATCTCGTCATCTGAGATGCGTGTCGATTACGCCTATGACAATGGGGAGTGGCAAGCGCCAAACATCCAAATAAGGCTAACAAATAAAAGTGACAAGAAGTTGTATTGTAATGTAATCGTTCTTTCCGAAAGTTTTTCCGTAGACACTCCATTTTTTGACCGAGATAGCAGTATCTTGCTCCTACCCAAAAATTCAGAAAATTCCTCTAGTATTACCAGCTTTGAGGATATTACATTTCAAGTGCCAGACGAATATTTTGAACAAGGCATTACTGAGTATAAGGATATTCTCAAGCTAATTGTGTGTACCACAGAATTTGATGCTAGCTTGCTAAAACAAGATGGACTAGCGCCACCTAAACTGACTCGTTCTCTTGGAGAAACAGAGGGAACTCTCAATAGCTTAATGGCACAAGTTAATACTCGCGAAGCCGTGAGAGCCAAGGGAAATTATGATGATTGGATGACAAAGGAAGTGACGATTACAATTGTCCGACCTCAAGATGCTCAACCCATTAACGCTAATGGCAGCACTGCCCTACAACAGGGTGCAGTCGAAGTTCAAGCTCATCCAACTTTAAAAGCGAAAGTGAATCTCACCACTGTACCCCAAGCGAGTCGAGATTTAGGGAATTTGATTTTACCTGCGATTTTGCGGCAACAAAATCGCGTGAGTGAATCTTTCCAATTTACAACCAGCCGAGGCACAGATCCAGGGTTAAGTGCTTTGGAGTTAAGTGATGTAAAAGATTATGAAGCGGTGACACCAACAACCCCTCTCAACTTGTTGGTCAATCAAGAATTAGCTGAGAACGAGCATATCTTACCTTTTGCTTATGATGGGGAATTTTTCTTGCCATTAGGAAGAGGGGCGAGAACTGAAGATGGCAAGATAGAGATTACGCTGGAACGCTTACCCAAACCAACAGTTAGCAGTCGCAGCCTTCACGGATCGATCCGAATTTTCTTTGAAAAAGTCGCCCATCAAAAATTGGGAAGACCTTATGAATATCCTATTTTAGCTGTAGCAGAGGTCAGCGAAAAAGGTGATGTCAGCTACGAAAAAAATCCAGAGCAAGTTAAAGCTAGAGTTGCAAAAGCCCAGCGCATCCTTCTCTACATTCACGGGATTATAGGGGACACGCAAAGTATGGTTCCTAGTGTCAGACAGACGGTAGTAGAAGTGGACGGACAACAGCGACAGATTGCAGAACTTTATGACTTAGTTTTGACTTTTGACTACGAGAATATCCAAACCACCATCGAGGAAAATAGCCGCTTATTAGGCCAAAGATTGCAAGCAGTTGGTTTGGGAGCAAATCACGGCAAGCAGTTGGATATTGTGGCTCACTCAATGGGGGGTTTGGTTTCTCGGTGGTTTATCGAGCGAGAAGGCGGGAATCAGGTTGTCCAGCACTTGGTGATGTTAGGGACACCTAATGGGGGTTCTCCTTGGCCTACAATCCAGGATTGGGTTTTCACAGCGCTTGGGATAGGGTTGAATCAACTGTCGAAAATTATTTGGCCGACCAAAATTGTTGCTCAATTACTGGAGTTTTTAGAAGCAAACGATTACTCGCTAGAGCAAATGCGGCCGGATTCTCCTTTTCTGAAAAAACTTGCCGAAAATCCCGACCCAGGGGTTCCCTATACAATTATTGCTGGCGATCGCTCAATTGTTTCAAAAGCTCTAGAATTTCAACCCGACAAGGAATCAAATCCCTTACAGCGGTTATTGAGCAACCTTTTTGGTCAAACTAAAGACAGAGTTGTAGAATTGGCATTTTTCAGTCAACCTAATGATATTGCCGTTGCTTTAACTAGCATCAAAAATGTCAGTGCTAACCGCTCTCCTGCGCCCAAAATCCTATTACCGGATACTGCGTGCGACCATCTTAGCTACTTTACACATCAGGCTGGGTTAGATGCTCTGGCAGCGGCTCTTTTCCCAAGTCCAAATGGCAATAGCCAGTTATTAGTAAAACCTTTGGTCGTGGCAAGAGTAGAGGATGAGCCAGAGAGTATGAATTCTCAGCTTGCGGTTAAAGATACAGTCAACCCTTTACCTGTTGCAGAACAGCTTGCCAAAACTCCCGTAGAAAGTTTCTCTCCAGCCTCTAACAGTCTCACCAGTTCACATCCAGTTGGCTCGGATACGCTAAACGTTCAAACACAAAATAATTCCAGGATAACGGGTTTAGTAATTGGGCTATTTGGGTTTTTAATCGCAGCCGCTATTGGCTTAATTGGTCTCTGGCCTCGTTCTCCCGTGCAACAACCAGCGAATCAAAAATCAACGAGTCAGTCAAATGAACAGGCACTCTATCAGTTTAAAAAAACTAGCAATTAG
- a CDS encoding C39 family peptidase yields the protein MHLQDFVETNIKYDVSKIVADRELNLEIQELLIAQGLLSPTVEDIFGPVSIAVLKRFQKLNRCYEPGFLGKRTATELLEVDKVATRGAEGVPSIQVQIIQDTLLKNKPLQSDALLPAEKQNLKAGVTLRVASFEVERGHLKITLADTPVENTWTGYIFGEHAEVFEGTTIIYPKRDEIKLPVPYKSQRDNEINPDGSCNVTSIAMCLEYLKIPRRHSEGYFEDELYNYALDRGLSRHSGYDLAQIVRDYGAKDNYTETATIEEVKDWLANGNPTVVHGYFTGNTGGLNDGHIIVLVGYDSTGFIVHDPYGEWFIDGYDRNEPDGNDEKGKFLHYSYGMIKDTCIPDGNFWVHFISRS from the coding sequence ATGCATCTCCAAGATTTTGTCGAGACAAATATCAAATACGATGTCAGCAAAATAGTAGCAGATCGAGAGTTAAACTTGGAAATCCAAGAGCTTCTGATCGCTCAAGGGCTACTCTCTCCCACAGTAGAAGATATCTTTGGCCCTGTTTCTATTGCTGTTTTAAAACGCTTCCAAAAACTAAATCGCTGCTATGAACCAGGATTTTTGGGAAAACGAACAGCTACCGAACTCCTCGAAGTTGATAAAGTAGCCACGCGAGGAGCGGAAGGGGTTCCCTCAATTCAGGTTCAAATTATCCAAGATACTCTCCTTAAAAATAAACCGTTGCAATCCGATGCTTTGTTGCCTGCGGAAAAACAGAATCTAAAAGCCGGTGTCACTCTCAGAGTAGCATCATTTGAAGTGGAGCGCGGTCATTTAAAAATTACCTTAGCTGATACTCCTGTTGAGAATACTTGGACTGGATATATTTTTGGAGAACACGCCGAAGTTTTTGAAGGCACTACCATAATTTATCCAAAACGCGATGAAATTAAATTGCCGGTTCCTTACAAATCTCAGAGAGATAATGAAATCAACCCTGATGGTTCGTGCAATGTTACTTCAATAGCGATGTGTTTGGAGTATCTAAAGATTCCTCGTCGGCACAGTGAGGGGTACTTTGAGGATGAGCTTTACAACTATGCCTTAGATCGAGGATTAAGTCGGCATAGTGGTTACGATCTAGCTCAAATTGTTCGCGACTATGGAGCGAAAGATAATTACACTGAAACGGCCACTATTGAAGAAGTCAAAGACTGGTTAGCTAATGGAAACCCAACCGTTGTTCACGGCTACTTTACTGGTAACACAGGGGGTCTGAACGACGGTCACATCATTGTATTAGTTGGCTATGACAGCACAGGTTTCATTGTTCACGATCCTTATGGGGAATGGTTCATAGATGGCTACGATCGCAATGAGCCAGACGGAAACGATGAAAAGGGTAAGTTCCTGCATTACTCCTACGGAATGATTAAAGATACCTGCATCCCCGATGGAAACTTTTGGGTACATTTTATTTCCCGCTCGTGA
- the ychF gene encoding redox-regulated ATPase YchF, whose amino-acid sequence MLTAGIVGLPNVGKSTLFNALVANAKATAANFPFCTIEPNTGIVAVPDERLNVLSNISNSAQTVPTRMEFVDIAGLVKGASQGEGLGNQFLSHIRAVDAIVHVVRCFENDDIIHVAGSVDPIRDIDIINLELILADLAQIERRLDRTRKLARNNKEAQAEVDVLEKLVAVLNAGKPARQYNFTDEEAELVKGLELLTNKPIIYAANVSEDDLATGNSYVEQVREVAAKENAKVVIVSAQVESELVELSEEERTDFLESLGVKEGGLKSLIRATYELLGLRTYFTSGPKETRAWTIIAGMLAPQAAGVIHSDFERGFIRAETVAYEDLVATGAMNAAKEKGLVRSEGKEYVVQEGDVLLFRFNV is encoded by the coding sequence ATGCTTACTGCCGGAATTGTCGGACTGCCTAATGTTGGCAAATCTACCTTGTTTAATGCTCTGGTTGCTAATGCCAAGGCGACTGCTGCTAATTTTCCTTTCTGTACGATCGAGCCAAATACGGGTATCGTGGCAGTGCCAGACGAACGGTTGAACGTGCTGAGCAATATTTCCAATTCCGCGCAAACTGTGCCGACACGGATGGAGTTTGTGGATATTGCGGGTTTGGTGAAGGGGGCGAGTCAGGGGGAAGGACTGGGAAATCAGTTTTTGTCTCACATTCGGGCTGTAGATGCGATCGTCCATGTTGTCCGCTGTTTTGAGAATGACGACATCATTCACGTTGCGGGTTCTGTCGATCCGATCCGAGATATTGACATTATCAATCTCGAATTAATTTTAGCAGATTTAGCTCAAATTGAACGCAGGCTCGATCGCACTCGCAAGCTGGCCCGCAACAACAAGGAAGCTCAGGCAGAAGTGGATGTACTCGAAAAATTAGTCGCAGTTTTGAATGCCGGCAAACCGGCGCGGCAGTACAATTTCACAGATGAAGAAGCTGAATTAGTTAAAGGTTTGGAATTACTGACCAACAAACCAATTATCTATGCTGCCAACGTATCTGAGGACGATTTAGCAACTGGAAATAGCTATGTCGAACAAGTGCGGGAAGTAGCAGCTAAAGAAAATGCTAAGGTTGTCATAGTTTCGGCGCAAGTTGAGTCAGAATTGGTGGAGTTATCAGAGGAAGAACGAACGGATTTCCTAGAATCTCTGGGGGTAAAAGAAGGTGGCTTGAAATCTCTGATTCGAGCTACTTACGAATTATTGGGTTTGCGGACTTATTTTACTAGCGGCCCGAAGGAAACTCGCGCTTGGACTATTATCGCGGGAATGTTAGCACCGCAAGCTGCGGGGGTTATTCACTCTGATTTTGAACGGGGTTTCATCCGGGCCGAAACTGTAGCATATGAAGATTTGGTTGCTACGGGCGCGATGAATGCAGCTAAGGAAAAAGGCTTAGTTCGCAGTGAAGGAAAGGAGTATGTTGTACAAGAGGGGGATGTACTGTTGTTCCGATTTAATGTTTAG
- a CDS encoding phage holin family protein, translating into MDIVSLVIAWLVTSVSFFIISKLPIGVDIDTFGKAMISAAVFGLLNALVRPLFVVLGFPLVLVTFGLWIIVINAIIFGLAAWLVEGFRLRWGIWSALLGAIALGFINSLLYQLLSTLPSVR; encoded by the coding sequence ATGGATATCGTTTCGCTGGTAATTGCTTGGCTGGTTACTTCTGTGAGCTTTTTTATCATTTCCAAGTTGCCCATCGGGGTGGACATTGACACTTTTGGAAAAGCGATGATTTCGGCGGCGGTTTTTGGATTGCTGAATGCTTTGGTGCGACCGCTTTTTGTCGTTTTGGGTTTTCCACTGGTGTTGGTAACTTTTGGTTTGTGGATAATTGTTATCAACGCGATTATCTTTGGATTGGCGGCTTGGCTAGTCGAAGGATTTCGGTTGCGCTGGGGAATTTGGAGTGCTTTGCTGGGGGCGATCGCCCTCGGTTTTATTAACTCTCTTCTCTATCAGTTGTTGAGTACGCTGCCAAGTGTACGGTAG